The genomic window GGCCGGGCATGAAGACGCCGAGGCGCTTGATTTCCCATTCGAGCTTGATGCCGTCTTTCTCGAACACTTCGCGGCGCACCTGTTCGCCGAGATATTCGAGATCGTAACCGGTCGCCTGCCCCATGTTGATCATGAAGTTGCAATGAAGCGACGACATCTGCGCCCCGCCGATGACAAGGCCGCGGCAGCCGGCTTCGTCGATCAGTTTCCAGGCCGAATGGCCGGGCGGATTCTTGAAGGTCGAGCCGCCGGTCTTCTCGCGCACCGGCTGCACCGTCTCGCGGTGATTGCGCACCGCATCCATCTCGGCGCGGATTTGGGCACGGTCCTCGGGATAGCCCTCGAACAGCACTGAGGTGAAGATCAGATCGGGGGATGCGGTGGAATGCCGGTAGGAATAGCCCATCTCGGCATTGGAAAGCACATGCTTGTTGCCCTTGCGGTCGACCGCGTTGACCTCGACCAGCCGCTCGCGCGTCTCGACGCCGTTCGCGCCGGCATTCATGCGCGCCGCGCCGCCGATGCCGCCGGGAATGCCGTAAAAGAAATGGAAGCCGCCTATGCCGTTGTCCATCGCCATCGCCGCGACATGCTTGTCCGGGCAGATAGCGCCGGCAAGGATGCGGTTTTCACCGGCAAGCTCGACGAAGCCGAAGCCTTTGGCCGACAGGCGCAGCACGACGCCGGGAATGCCGCCGTCGCGCACCAGGATGTTGGAGCCGACGCCGACCACCGTCAGCGGCACCTCTTCGGGTAGGATCTTCAGGAAGGCGACGAGGTCATCGACGTCATGCGGCTGGAACATCAGCTCGGCGAGCCCCCCGGCCCGGAACCATGTGACGCGATCCATGGGGGCATCCGGCGTGATACGGCCACGGATATCCTTTACACCGTCTCCGAGAGACGCGAGAAGCTTTTCCCCATTCACCTGTTTCATGCGGACTTTCCCGATAGGCCTTCCAGTTGCTTGGGCAGCGCAGCCGCCCAGGATGTGATGCTCCCAGCCCCCAACAGAACCACGAAATCACCAGGCTTTGCAACCTCCGCAATCATCTGCGGCAGAAGCTCGGCCGACGCAAGGAAGCGAGCGTCGCGATGACCGCCGGATTTGATGCGGGAGACGAGTGCCGCCGAATCGACGCCTTCGATCGCATCCTCGCCTGCCGCATAGACCGGGGCCAAAAAGATGCTGTCTGCATCGTTGAAGCAGGCGGCGAATTCCTCGAACAGGCTCGCAAGGCGGCTGTAGCGGTGCGGCTGGTGGACGGCGATGATGCGGCCCTTGCAGGCTTCGCGGGCGGCGCGCAGCACCGCCTTGATCTCGACAGGGTGGTGACCGTAGTCGTCGAAGATCTGCACCCCGTTCCATTCGCCGGTCAGCGTGAAGCGGCGCTTGACGCCGCCGAAGGAGGCAAGACCCTTGGCGATGTCGGCGCTCGATATGCCGAGGCGGTTGGCAACGGCGATCGCCGCCGTGGCGTTGGAAATATTGTGGCGCCCGGGCATCGGCATGACCAGCCCCTTGAGCTCGATCACCTGGCCGGTACGGCGGCGGCGGATTTCGACGTCGAAGATCGAGCGCGTGCCGTCGATGCGCACGTTCTTGAAGCGCACGTCGGCCTGCGGGTTCTCGCCATAGGTGATGATCTTGCGGTCCTCGATTCGGCCGACCAACGACTGCACCTCGGGATGGTCGAGACACATGACGCCGAAGCCGTAGAACGGCACGTTCTCGACGAACTGCCGGAAGGCGGCGCGCACCGCGTCGAAATTGCCGTAGTGGTCGAGATGCTCGGGATCGATATTGGTGATGACGGCGACATCGGCCGGCAGCTTCAGGAACGTGCCGTCGGATTCGTCGGCCTCGACCACCATCCACTCGCCCTCGCCCATTCGGGCATTTGTGCCGTAGGCGTTGATGATGCCGCCGTTGATGACGGTCGGGTCGAGCCCGCCGGCTTCGAGGAGGGTCGCGACCAGCGAGGTCGTCGTCGTCTTGCCGTGCGTGCCGCCGATGGCGATCGCATTGCGGAAGCGCATCAGCTCGGCAAGCATTTCGGCGCGGCGCACCACCGGCAGCAGCTTTTCGCGCGCGGCGATGAGTTCCGGGTTACTCTTCTTGATCGCCGTCGAGACGACCACGACCTCGGCGTCGCCGAGGTTTTGGGCGCGGTGGCCGACGAAGACCTCGATACCCTTGTCGCGCAGGCGCTGCACGTTGGCGCTGTCGGACTGGTCCGATCCCTGCACCTTATGGCCGAGATTGTGCAGCACCTCGGCGATACCGCTCATGCCGATGCCGCCGATGCCGATGAAATGGACGAGACCGATCGCCTTCGGCAGTTTCATGTGCGTGTCCTCTTGAATTCTGAGACTGTCTTGCCGGCGGCAATAGCCTCAACCATGTCGGCAAGCAAGTTCGCGGCATCCGGTTTTCCCGCACGCTTGGCCGCGGCCGCCATGCCCGCGAGCTTTTCCGGATCGTTCATCACATGGCCCAGAATGGAGGCAATGCGTTCGGGCGAAAGCTCGGCCTGCACGATCACCTTCGCTCCGCCGGTTGCGGCAAGTGCGGCGGCGTTGGCCGCCTGGTCGTGGTCGAGCGCATGTGGATAAGGCACCAATACCGCCGGGCGCCCGATCACGGAGATTTCCGAAACCGTCGACGCGCCGGAGCGGCAGATCACCAGATGCGCTTTCGCGAGACGTTCCGCCATATCATTGAAAAACGGCGCGATATCGGCGCCCATCTGCAACTGCGCCACGCAGCCGCGCACCATCTCCATATCCTCGGGACGGACCTGTTGCGTGACTCGCAGCCTTTCGCGCAGCACGTCGTCGAGCAGGCTGATCGCCGTCGGCATCGCCTTGGAAAAATATTGCGCACCCTGGCTGCCGCCGAAGACGACGAGATTGAACGGCTCTCCGGGATGCGAAGGCAGATAAGGCTGCTCGGCCGCGGCAAGGATCGCCGGGCGCACGGGATTTCCCGTCGCAATCGTCTTGTCGGAGAAAGCGCCGCCGCTTTCCGGCAGGAAACCGCCGGCAATCGCTTTGACGCGCGGAGCCAGGGCCTTGTTGGCGCGCCCCATGACGGCATTCTGCTCATGCAGCATCGAGGGCACGCCGAGGCGCGTTGCGGCAAGCAGCGGTGGCACGGTGGGATAACCGCCGAAACCGACGACGATGACGGGTTTCAGCCGCTGGATCAGCCTCTTTGCCGCCCGCATTCCGCTCCAGAGCGTCCACAGCGACCGGGCGACGGCAACCGGGTTCTTCGAGCCGATCGTCGCCGACGGCACGACATGGATTTCCTCGGCCGGGAACTTGCCGGCATAACGCTCGGCCCGGCTGTCGGTCACGAGATGCACCGAATAGCCGCGCTCCTTCAGCTTGAAGGCCAGCGCCTCCGCCGGGAATACATGGCCGCCGGTTCCTCCCGCGGCAAGCAGCACGATGCCCTTGCTCATAAGCTTTACTCCGCCGGCATGCCGTGCGGGACGCGGAAGAGGCTCCGGTCCTGCGCGCGCTTTTCCGGTCGATGGCGTGTCAGTGCCAGAATGAAGCCGGCGGTGACGCAGATCGCCACCATGGACGAACCGCCGTAGGAAATCAGCGGCAGCGTCATGCCCTTTGCCGGCAGCAGTTCGAGATTGACGCCGACATTGATGATCGACTGGATGCCCATCTGCAGCACCAGGCCTGCGACGGCGAAGCGGTTGAAGTCGTTGCGCTCGCGATAGGCATGCGAAAGGCCGCGCAGCACGAGCACGGAAAACAGCGCGACGAGCGCCATGCAGAAGACGATGCCGAATTCCTCGGCCGCGACCGAGAAGATGAAGTCGGTATGCGCATCCGGGATGATCCGCTTGACGATGCCCTCGCCTGGGCCCTGGCCGAACCAGCTGCCGCGGATGATCGCCTCGCGCGCGGTGTCGATCTGGAACGTGTCACCCTCGCCGGTCATGAACTTATCTATTCGCAGCGCCACGTGCGGGAAGACGTAATAGGCGGTGAACAGGCCGCCGACCCCGCCGACGCCGAGAAGCATGATCCATATCCACGGCATGCCAGCCATGAAGAACATTCCGCCCCAGACGGCCGTCGTCAGGATGGTCTGGCCAAGGTCCGGCTGCGCGACGAGAAGAGCCGCGACGATGCCGAACAGGATGATGGCGAAGAGATTGCCTGGAATTTCCGGCTGGCGCGCATGTTCGGCAAACAGCCAGGCGCAGACCACGACGAAGGCGGGCTTCATGAATTCCGACGGCTGGATGGAAAGGCCGGCAATCCAGATCCAGCGCCTGCCGCCCTTGACCTCCTGTCCGACGAACAGCACCAGCACCATCATCGCGAGCGAGATGATCAGCAGCAGGATCGCAGTGCGCCGCACCTGGCGCGGCGTCAGGAAAGACAGCCCGAGCATGACGGCGATCGACGGGATCATGAAGGCCGCGTGACGCTTGACGAAGTGGAAAGGCTCGAGCCCGATGCGCTCGGCAACCGCGGGAGATGCCGCAAACGACAGCATGAAGCCGATGCCCATCAGGAAGATGAACATCGCCAGGAAGAAGCGGTCGATGGTCCAGAACCAATCGGCCAGAGGCCCACGTTCCGCGCGGCTTACCATGTCATTTCTCTCCTGTTGCCGGACCGATCAGCATCGTCATTCCGTCAAGTGCCGCCACGTGGCTGACAAAGGCATCGCCCCTGACTTCGAAGTTCTTATACTGGTCGAAGCTTGCGCAAGCCGGGGATAACATCACGACGGCAGCGGCAGCCTCGTCGCGCTCCACATCCGCCGCCGCATGCGCAACCGCCCGCTCCAGCGTGCCTGATATCTCGTAAGGCACGGCCTCGCCGAGGGTCGCGGCAAATTCCGCCGCCGCCTCGCCGATCAGATAGGCCTTGGCGATGCGCGGGAAATAGGGCGCGAGTGTTGTGATGCCGCCTGATTTCGGCAGGCCGCCGGCAATCCAGTAGATGCGATCATAGCTCGAAAGCGCGGGCGCCGCGGCATCGGCATTGGTCGCCTTGGAATCGTTGACGAAAACCACGCGGCCGCGTCTGCCGACAGGCTGCATACGGTGTTTGAGACCGGGAAACGAAGCAAGGCCGGCGCGGATCTCGGCCGCGGAAACGCCGACGGCAAGGCAGGCGGCGACGGCGGCTGCGGCGTTCTGAGCGTTGTGGTTACCGCGCAGCGTCTGGATGCCGTCGAGATCGGCAAAAGGTAGCATGGCGCCGCCGGCGGCCTGAACGAGTTTCGTGCCCTCGGCATAGATGCCCGACGCCACCACGTTGCGGCGCGAAATGCGGACCACGGTGACGCCTGCCCGCTCGACGCGGTCGGCGATCAGCGCCGAATGGCTGTCATCGATGCCGACGATCGCCACGTCGCTGCCGGCGACCAGGCGCTCCTTGACGTCGGCATAATGCTGCATGGTGCCGTGACGGTCGAGATGATCGGGCGTCAGGTTGAGCAGGATACCGGCGGAAGGGTTCAGCGTCGGCGCGAGATCAATCTGGTAGGAAGAGCATTCGACGACGAAATAACGGCCCGCTTTCGGCGGATCGAGCGTCAGCACCGCCGTGCCGATATTGCCGCCGAGCTGCGTGTCGTAGCCCGCGGATTTCAGGATGTGGGCGATCAGCGCCGTCGTCGTCGACTTGCCATTGGTGCCGGTGATGGCGATGAAGGGGCAATCAGGCGCATGGGCGCGGCGCTCGCGCACGAAGAGCTCGACATCGCCGACGATGTCGACGCCCGCCGCCCGCGCAAGATCGACGGTCCAGTGCGGCTTCGGATGGGTGAGCGGCACGCCGGGCGACAGCACGAACAGCGCCTGCTGGCTCCAGTCGATCGTGTGCAGATCCTCCGTCCGGATGCCTTCCGCCGAAGCCTTGGCGACGCTGTCGGGATTGTCGTCCCAGGCAGTCACGTCGGCGCCGCCCGCGATCAGCGCGCGGGCGGTGGCAAAACCGGAGCCGCCGAGCCCGAAGAGCGCGACCTTCCTGTCCTTGAGCGTCGTGACCGGGATCATCGCCGCCTCACCTGAGCTTCAGCGTCGAGAGGCCGAGCATGGCAAGGCCGACGGCGATGATCCAGAAGCGGATCACCACCTGGCTCTCGGTCCAGCCCTTCTTCTCGAAATGGTGATGGATCGGGGCCATCAGGAAGACGCGCCGGCCGGTCATCTTGAAGAAGCCGACCTGAATGATCACCGAAAGCGTCTCCATGACGAAGAGGCCGCCGATGATAGCCATGACGATTTCGTGCTTGGTGGCGACAGCGACGGTGCCGATCGTGCCGCCGAGCGCCAGCGACCCGGTGTCGCCCATGAAGATGGCGGCGGGCGGCGCGTTGAACCAGAGAAAGCCGAGGCCGGCGCCGATGACGGCGCCGAGCACGACGGCAAGCTCGCCGGTGCCGGGCACGAAATTAATCTGCAGATAGTTCGCAAACACCACGTTGCCGGCGAGGTAGGCGATGACGCCGAAGGAAGCGGCAGCGATCATGACAGGCACGATGGCAAGCCCGTCGAGGCCGTCGGTCAGGTTCACGGCATTGCCGGCGCCGACGATGACGAAGCCGCCGAAGACGACGAACATGATGCCGATATTGATCATGAAGTCCTTGAAGAAGGGAAAGGCGATCGAAGAACCGAAGGTCGAACCTGCTATTCCCGAGGCAAGCGCGGTGCGCATCATGAAGTAGACGGCGATGCCGGCGATGACGAATTCGATGCCGAGTCGCGCCTTGCCGGAAAAGCCCTTATGGCTCTGCTTGGTCACCTTGAGGTAGTCGTCATAGAAGCCGATCGCGCCAAAGCCCAGCGTCACCAGCAGCGTGGCGACGACATAGACGTTGGAAAGATCGGCCCAGAGCAGCGACGCGCCGACGATGCCGGCAAGGATCATCAGCCCGCCCATGGTCGGCGTGCCGGCCTTCTTGAAATGCGTCTGCGGCCCGTCGGCGCGGATCGGCTGGCCCTTGCCCTGGCGGATGCGCAGCGAATTGATGATCGTCGGCCCGAACAGGAAAACGATCAGGGCTGAGGTGAAGAGAGCGGCGCCCGTGCGGAAGGTAATATATCTGAACAGGTTCAGAAATTTGAAATATTCCGACAGTTCGACAAGCCAGATCAGCATTCAGGGCCCCTTGTTACCCGGTCAAAGTTCGCGTTGCGTGTCGGAAAATGCCGGGAACTTGTCAAGAAGCGCGGCGACGATCCTGCCGAAACCGATGCCCAGAGACGATTTCACCATCAACACGTCGCCCGGAGCGACCGAGTTCAACACGTAGTCGGTCAATTCGCTGGTATTCTCGCGGTATTCGACATGGACGCTTTCCGGCAGTGATTCCTTCAGCGCAGCCATCTCGGCGCCCGCAAGCCAGACATGTTCGATGCCGGCCGCAAGCAGCGGTCCGGCGAGATCGGTATGGACCTTCTCGGCATATTCGCCCATCTCGAGCATGTCGCCGAGCACGGCGATGCGGCGTCCGCGGCCGGCCGGCTCGGAGGCCGCCAGCAGCGCGATCGCCGCGCGCATCGAGGCCGGATTGGCATTGTAGCTCTCGTCGATCAGCGTGAAGCTGCCGCGACCGCCGCCGATCGAAAGCCGGTGGCGCTTGCCCCGGCCCTTTTCCGGCTTCAAGGTCGCAAGCGCCTCGATCGCTCCCTGCATGTCGGCGCCGACGATCCTGACGACACCCAGAGCGGCGAGCGCATTCTCGGCAATGTGACGGCCGGGCGCGCCGATCGCAACCTCCAGCGTCTCGCCGCCGATCGTCAGCCATAGCGTCGAATTTTCGTCCGATCCGTTGAATTCCGCGAGCCGGTATTCGGCCTTGGCGTGCTGGCCGAAGGAATGGATATGTTCGATGCCGAGCGACTGCGCCGTGCGGTCGAGGAAATTGAACTGGTCGTTGTCGCGGTTGAGCACGACGTGGCCGCCGGGTTCGAGCCCTTCGAAGATCTCGGCCTTGGCGGCGGCGATCTCCTTGATGCTCTTGAAATTGCCGAGATGAGCCGGCGCGATCGTCGTGATGACGGCGACATGCGGACGGATCATCGCCACCAGCGGGCGGATCTCGCCCGGATGGTTCATGCCCACCTCGAAGACGCCGTAATCCGTATCGGCAGCCATCCGCGCCAGCGTCAGCGGCACACCCCAGTGATTGTTGAAGGAGGCGACGGAAGCATGCACCTTGCCGGAGGGCGACAGGACGTGCCGCAGCATCTCCTTGGTGGTGGTCTTGCCGACCGAGCCGGTAACGGCGATGATCTTCGCCTGCGAGCGCTCGCGCGAGGCCTGCCCCAGCCGTCCGAGCGCCGCCAGCACGTCTTCCACGACGATCATCGGCACCGTCAGGCGGCCCATGGCGGGAAGCCTCGCTTCGCTGACGACGAGCAGGGAAGCGCCGTTCGCCACGGCCATCGACGCGTAATCGTGACCGTCGACACGGTCGCCCTTGATCGCGAAGAAGGCTTCGCCTGGTGTAATCGAGCGGCTGTCGATGGAAATGCCGGTGATGCCCTCGGGCAGAGTGCCGAAGGGGCGCCCCGCCATCGCTGCGATCATGTCTTCGGTCGTCCAGAGCCAGCTCAAGATTTCAGTTCCTCCAAGGCCTTGCGCACCTCCGCATGATCGGAGAACGGCAATGTGACGCTCCCGATCGTCTGTCCTTCTTCATGCCCCTTGCCGGCGACGATCAGTGTGTCGCCTGACTTCAGCATGCCGACCGCCTCGCGGATCGCCTTGGCGCGATCCCCGATTTCCGAAGCGCAGCTTGCTGCCGCCATGATCTCCGCCCGGATCGAGGCCGGCTCCTCCGAACGCGGATTGTCGTCGGTGACGATGACGATATCGGCAAGGCGGCAGGCGATGTCGCCCATGATCGGCCGTTTGCCGCGGTCACGGTCGCCGCCGCAGCCGAAGACGACGACGACGCGGCCTGTCGTGAACGGCCGGACCGAATTCAGCACGTTTTCCAGCGCGTCCGGCTTATGGGCGTAATCGACATAAGCAAGCGCACCGTCCTTTGTATGACCGACGAGTTCGAGACGGCCGGAGGCGCCGACGAGCTTCTCCAGCGCAGCCATCGCAACCTTCGCCGCAACGCCGGTCGACATGGCAAGCCCTGCCGCGACTAGCGCGTTGGCAACCTGGAAATCGCCGGCCAGCGGAATATCCACCTCGAAGATCTCGTCGCCGATATGGATCTCGGCCGTCTGCTTGTGACGGAAGTGCTCGACCCGTTTCAGCGTGAGATAATCGCCCTTGCGCCCGACGGAGCGAACATCGTGGCCCGCATCGGCCGCCGCCTTGATCGCCTCAGCCGACCACGGATCGTCCGCGAAGATGACCGCCGGCGAACCCTTCGGCAGCAGAGTATCGAAAAGCCGCATCTTGGCGGCCATATAGGCTTCGACCGTCGGATGGTAATCCATATGGTCGCGGCCGAGATTGGTGAAGGCGGCCGCCGTAAGCTTCACGCCGTCGAGCCGGCATTGGTCGAGGCCGTGGCTGGACGCCTCCATCGACGCATGCGTGACACCTTCGTCGGCAAGCTCTGCAAGCAGCTGATGCAACGACACCGGATCGGGGGTCGTCAGCGCGCCATATTCGTTGCGCTTGGGAGAGACGACGCCTGTTGTGCCGATCATCGCGGCCGGATGACCCGCATGCGCCCAGATCTGCCGGGTAAACGAGGCGACCGACGTCTTGCCCGCGGTGCCGGTGACGGCGACCATGGTCTCGGGCTGCCTGCCATAGAAACGCGAGGCGGCAATGGAAAGGAAGCGGCGCGGTTCCTT from Rhizobium sp. Pop5 includes these protein-coding regions:
- the murB gene encoding UDP-N-acetylmuramate dehydrogenase codes for the protein MKQVNGEKLLASLGDGVKDIRGRITPDAPMDRVTWFRAGGLAELMFQPHDVDDLVAFLKILPEEVPLTVVGVGSNILVRDGGIPGVVLRLSAKGFGFVELAGENRILAGAICPDKHVAAMAMDNGIGGFHFFYGIPGGIGGAARMNAGANGVETRERLVEVNAVDRKGNKHVLSNAEMGYSYRHSTASPDLIFTSVLFEGYPEDRAQIRAEMDAVRNHRETVQPVREKTGGSTFKNPPGHSAWKLIDEAGCRGLVIGGAQMSSLHCNFMINMGQATGYDLEYLGEQVRREVFEKDGIKLEWEIKRLGVFMPGREVRPFQGVTSE
- the murC gene encoding UDP-N-acetylmuramate--L-alanine ligase, which produces MKLPKAIGLVHFIGIGGIGMSGIAEVLHNLGHKVQGSDQSDSANVQRLRDKGIEVFVGHRAQNLGDAEVVVVSTAIKKSNPELIAAREKLLPVVRRAEMLAELMRFRNAIAIGGTHGKTTTTSLVATLLEAGGLDPTVINGGIINAYGTNARMGEGEWMVVEADESDGTFLKLPADVAVITNIDPEHLDHYGNFDAVRAAFRQFVENVPFYGFGVMCLDHPEVQSLVGRIEDRKIITYGENPQADVRFKNVRIDGTRSIFDVEIRRRRTGQVIELKGLVMPMPGRHNISNATAAIAVANRLGISSADIAKGLASFGGVKRRFTLTGEWNGVQIFDDYGHHPVEIKAVLRAAREACKGRIIAVHQPHRYSRLASLFEEFAACFNDADSIFLAPVYAAGEDAIEGVDSAALVSRIKSGGHRDARFLASAELLPQMIAEVAKPGDFVVLLGAGSITSWAAALPKQLEGLSGKSA
- the murG gene encoding undecaprenyldiphospho-muramoylpentapeptide beta-N-acetylglucosaminyltransferase, which gives rise to MSKGIVLLAAGGTGGHVFPAEALAFKLKERGYSVHLVTDSRAERYAGKFPAEEIHVVPSATIGSKNPVAVARSLWTLWSGMRAAKRLIQRLKPVIVVGFGGYPTVPPLLAATRLGVPSMLHEQNAVMGRANKALAPRVKAIAGGFLPESGGAFSDKTIATGNPVRPAILAAAEQPYLPSHPGEPFNLVVFGGSQGAQYFSKAMPTAISLLDDVLRERLRVTQQVRPEDMEMVRGCVAQLQMGADIAPFFNDMAERLAKAHLVICRSGASTVSEISVIGRPAVLVPYPHALDHDQAANAAALAATGGAKVIVQAELSPERIASILGHVMNDPEKLAGMAAAAKRAGKPDAANLLADMVEAIAAGKTVSEFKRTRT
- the ftsW gene encoding putative lipid II flippase FtsW, with product MVSRAERGPLADWFWTIDRFFLAMFIFLMGIGFMLSFAASPAVAERIGLEPFHFVKRHAAFMIPSIAVMLGLSFLTPRQVRRTAILLLIISLAMMVLVLFVGQEVKGGRRWIWIAGLSIQPSEFMKPAFVVVCAWLFAEHARQPEIPGNLFAIILFGIVAALLVAQPDLGQTILTTAVWGGMFFMAGMPWIWIMLLGVGGVGGLFTAYYVFPHVALRIDKFMTGEGDTFQIDTAREAIIRGSWFGQGPGEGIVKRIIPDAHTDFIFSVAAEEFGIVFCMALVALFSVLVLRGLSHAYRERNDFNRFAVAGLVLQMGIQSIINVGVNLELLPAKGMTLPLISYGGSSMVAICVTAGFILALTRHRPEKRAQDRSLFRVPHGMPAE
- the murD gene encoding UDP-N-acetylmuramoyl-L-alanine--D-glutamate ligase, which translates into the protein MIPVTTLKDRKVALFGLGGSGFATARALIAGGADVTAWDDNPDSVAKASAEGIRTEDLHTIDWSQQALFVLSPGVPLTHPKPHWTVDLARAAGVDIVGDVELFVRERRAHAPDCPFIAITGTNGKSTTTALIAHILKSAGYDTQLGGNIGTAVLTLDPPKAGRYFVVECSSYQIDLAPTLNPSAGILLNLTPDHLDRHGTMQHYADVKERLVAGSDVAIVGIDDSHSALIADRVERAGVTVVRISRRNVVASGIYAEGTKLVQAAGGAMLPFADLDGIQTLRGNHNAQNAAAAVAACLAVGVSAAEIRAGLASFPGLKHRMQPVGRRGRVVFVNDSKATNADAAAPALSSYDRIYWIAGGLPKSGGITTLAPYFPRIAKAYLIGEAAAEFAATLGEAVPYEISGTLERAVAHAAADVERDEAAAAVVMLSPACASFDQYKNFEVRGDAFVSHVAALDGMTMLIGPATGEK
- the mraY gene encoding phospho-N-acetylmuramoyl-pentapeptide-transferase, producing MLIWLVELSEYFKFLNLFRYITFRTGAALFTSALIVFLFGPTIINSLRIRQGKGQPIRADGPQTHFKKAGTPTMGGLMILAGIVGASLLWADLSNVYVVATLLVTLGFGAIGFYDDYLKVTKQSHKGFSGKARLGIEFVIAGIAVYFMMRTALASGIAGSTFGSSIAFPFFKDFMINIGIMFVVFGGFVIVGAGNAVNLTDGLDGLAIVPVMIAAASFGVIAYLAGNVVFANYLQINFVPGTGELAVVLGAVIGAGLGFLWFNAPPAAIFMGDTGSLALGGTIGTVAVATKHEIVMAIIGGLFVMETLSVIIQVGFFKMTGRRVFLMAPIHHHFEKKGWTESQVVIRFWIIAVGLAMLGLSTLKLR
- a CDS encoding UDP-N-acetylmuramoylalanyl-D-glutamyl-2,6-diaminopimelate--D-alanyl-D-alanine ligase produces the protein MSWLWTTEDMIAAMAGRPFGTLPEGITGISIDSRSITPGEAFFAIKGDRVDGHDYASMAVANGASLLVVSEARLPAMGRLTVPMIVVEDVLAALGRLGQASRERSQAKIIAVTGSVGKTTTKEMLRHVLSPSGKVHASVASFNNHWGVPLTLARMAADTDYGVFEVGMNHPGEIRPLVAMIRPHVAVITTIAPAHLGNFKSIKEIAAAKAEIFEGLEPGGHVVLNRDNDQFNFLDRTAQSLGIEHIHSFGQHAKAEYRLAEFNGSDENSTLWLTIGGETLEVAIGAPGRHIAENALAALGVVRIVGADMQGAIEALATLKPEKGRGKRHRLSIGGGRGSFTLIDESYNANPASMRAAIALLAASEPAGRGRRIAVLGDMLEMGEYAEKVHTDLAGPLLAAGIEHVWLAGAEMAALKESLPESVHVEYRENTSELTDYVLNSVAPGDVLMVKSSLGIGFGRIVAALLDKFPAFSDTQREL
- a CDS encoding UDP-N-acetylmuramoyl-L-alanyl-D-glutamate--2,6-diaminopimelate ligase codes for the protein MNTDADSQGADRLQEGKVHSMKLRDLAGDQFPEIEAQLEGPAGLLDISGLSSDSRRVAPGYAFVAVAGTKADGAGFIADATGRGAAVAIASQAVDASIPVLAVKEPRRFLSIAASRFYGRQPETMVAVTGTAGKTSVASFTRQIWAHAGHPAAMIGTTGVVSPKRNEYGALTTPDPVSLHQLLAELADEGVTHASMEASSHGLDQCRLDGVKLTAAAFTNLGRDHMDYHPTVEAYMAAKMRLFDTLLPKGSPAVIFADDPWSAEAIKAAADAGHDVRSVGRKGDYLTLKRVEHFRHKQTAEIHIGDEIFEVDIPLAGDFQVANALVAAGLAMSTGVAAKVAMAALEKLVGASGRLELVGHTKDGALAYVDYAHKPDALENVLNSVRPFTTGRVVVVFGCGGDRDRGKRPIMGDIACRLADIVIVTDDNPRSEEPASIRAEIMAAASCASEIGDRAKAIREAVGMLKSGDTLIVAGKGHEEGQTIGSVTLPFSDHAEVRKALEELKS